The Montipora capricornis isolate CH-2021 chromosome 6, ASM3666992v2, whole genome shotgun sequence genome has a window encoding:
- the LOC138053812 gene encoding uncharacterized protein, which translates to MYPEYFIGTVGCFDDCTYHITLDPEVSPVVHAPCKMPIELKDKLQVELREMPESQDIIAKVTQPTDWVNSLVIREKGNGRLRLCLDPKDLDKAIKRKHRPIPTLEEN; encoded by the coding sequence ATGTACCCAGAATATTTCATTGGCACAGTTGGATGTTTTGATGACTGTACGTATCACATCACACTGGATCCCGAAGTATCACCGGTGGTTCATGCACCGTGCAAAATGCCCATAGAGTTGAAAGATAAATTACAAGTCGAACTACGTGAGATGCCGGAAAGCCAAGATATCATTGCCAAAGTAACGCAACCTACAGATTGGGTTAACTCCCTGGTTATTAGAGAAAAAGGAAATGGGCGACTTCGTTTATGCCTCGATCCTAAAGACCTGGATAAGGCGATCAAAAGAAAACATCGTCCCATACCCACCTTAGAGGAAAATTAG